The Chryseobacterium indicum genome includes a window with the following:
- a CDS encoding GIY-YIG nuclease family protein, with amino-acid sequence MLKTLGIHNYYVYLLTNYNKSVLYVGVTNNLKIRLHQHKNPKTEDKVHFTSKYKCFYLVYYEHFQDIEQAILREKQIKGYSRMKKDKLIDDFNPDWNFLNETI; translated from the coding sequence ATGCTGAAAACTTTAGGTATACATAACTATTATGTTTATCTATTAACAAACTATAATAAGTCTGTTTTGTATGTAGGTGTAACGAATAATTTAAAAATCAGATTACATCAGCATAAAAACCCAAAGACGGAAGACAAAGTTCATTTTACCTCTAAGTACAAATGCTTTTATTTAGTTTATTATGAACATTTTCAGGATATTGAGCAGGCAATTTTAAGAGAAAAACAAATTAAGGGATATTCCAGAATGAAAAAGGATAAATTAATAGATGATTTTAATCCTGATTGGAATTTCTTAAATGAAACCATTTAA
- the trpC gene encoding indole-3-glycerol phosphate synthase TrpC translates to MNILDKIIQRKKEEVSFSKSNTSVSALKESEFFGRENFSLKESLKKRSGIIAEFKRQSPSKGIINDTVSPLEVVSAYEKLGASGISVLTDRDFFGGSSEDILNVRNSVNTPILRKDFMIDEYQFYEAKSIGADVILLIAACLSPQQVSEFTELSHELGLEVLLEIHTEEELKHIHKNIDLVGINNRNLKDFKVDLQHSVTLKNQLPKEILSVAESGIYNEEDFRYLKNEGFDGFLMGEYFMKHEDPGKKLAEFISNTGI, encoded by the coding sequence ATGAATATTTTAGATAAAATCATACAAAGAAAAAAAGAAGAGGTTTCCTTCTCGAAATCGAATACTTCAGTCTCAGCATTGAAGGAATCTGAATTTTTCGGAAGAGAAAATTTTTCACTCAAAGAAAGCTTAAAAAAGAGAAGCGGAATCATTGCCGAATTCAAAAGACAGTCACCCTCCAAAGGAATTATTAATGATACCGTTTCACCTTTAGAAGTTGTTTCCGCATATGAAAAGCTCGGGGCGAGCGGAATTTCTGTTTTAACGGATCGTGATTTTTTCGGAGGAAGTTCTGAGGATATTCTGAATGTAAGAAATTCTGTAAATACTCCGATTTTGCGAAAAGATTTCATGATTGATGAATATCAGTTTTATGAAGCCAAAAGCATAGGTGCAGATGTTATTTTATTGATTGCAGCCTGTCTTTCACCGCAGCAGGTTTCAGAATTTACAGAACTTTCTCACGAGTTGGGATTGGAAGTCTTACTGGAAATCCATACCGAAGAAGAATTGAAACACATCCACAAAAACATTGATCTTGTGGGAATTAACAACAGAAACTTGAAAGATTTCAAAGTGGATCTGCAACATTCGGTTACTTTGAAAAATCAGCTTCCGAAAGAAATTCTGTCTGTTGCCGAAAGCGGAATCTACAACGAAGAAGATTTCAGATACTTAAAAAATGAAGGTTTCGACGGATTTCTGATGGGCGAATATTTTATGAAACATGAAGATCCCGGAAAAAAATTAGCTGAATTTATTTCAAATACAGGAATTTAA